In one Prochlorococcus marinus XMU1404 genomic region, the following are encoded:
- the dnaK gene encoding molecular chaperone DnaK, translating to MGKVVGIDLGTTNSCVAVMEGGKPTVIANAEGFRTTPSVVAYTKNQDQLVGQIAKRQAVMNPENTFYSAKRFVGRRVDEVNEESKEVSYSVEKSGSSVKLKCPILDKQFSPEEVSSQVLRKLADDAGKYLGEKVTQAVITVPAYFNDSQRQATKDAGKIAGLEVLRIVNEPTAAALAYGLDKENEKILVFDLGGGTFDVSVIEAGDGVTEVLSTSGDTHLGGDDFDRCIVDHLASTFKSNEGIDLRQDKQALQRLTEAAEKAKIELSNATQSEINLPFITATPEGPKHLDLNLTRAKFEELAASLIDRCKTPVERAISDAKISTSEIDEVVMVGGSSRIPAVLDLVNKIIGKEPNQTVNPDEVVAVGAAIQGGVLAGEVKDILLLDVTPLSLGVETLGGVMTKMINRNTTVPTKKSETYSTAVDGQTNVEIHVLQGEREMASDNKSLGTFRLDGIPSAPRGVPQIEVTFDIDANGILSVTAKDKGSGKEQSISITGASTLSDNEVEKMVKDAESNASVDKEKREKIDLKNQAETLVYQTEKQLGELGDKIDAAAKSKVEEKSNALKDATSKEDYESMKKLLEELQQELYAVGSSVYQQPGNQPPSPGSTSGPDQTESNDKGGDDVIDADFTESKD from the coding sequence ATGGGTAAGGTTGTAGGAATCGATTTAGGAACAACTAATAGTTGTGTCGCTGTAATGGAAGGTGGTAAACCTACTGTAATAGCAAATGCTGAGGGTTTCAGAACTACTCCATCAGTTGTTGCATATACAAAAAATCAAGATCAGCTAGTTGGACAGATTGCAAAAAGACAAGCTGTTATGAATCCTGAAAATACTTTTTATTCTGCAAAGCGTTTTGTTGGTCGAAGAGTTGATGAAGTAAATGAAGAATCTAAAGAGGTTAGTTATTCTGTTGAAAAATCTGGTTCTAGTGTCAAATTAAAGTGTCCTATTTTAGACAAGCAGTTTTCGCCTGAAGAGGTTAGTTCTCAAGTTTTAAGAAAGTTAGCAGATGATGCGGGTAAATATCTTGGTGAAAAAGTTACACAAGCTGTAATTACTGTTCCAGCTTATTTTAATGATTCTCAAAGACAGGCTACAAAAGATGCAGGAAAGATTGCAGGGTTAGAAGTTCTAAGAATTGTTAATGAGCCAACTGCTGCAGCTCTAGCTTATGGTTTGGATAAAGAAAATGAAAAAATTCTTGTATTTGATTTAGGTGGAGGAACATTTGATGTTTCAGTTATTGAAGCTGGTGATGGAGTAACTGAAGTTCTATCAACATCTGGAGATACACATTTAGGTGGTGATGATTTTGATAGGTGTATCGTAGACCATTTAGCAAGTACTTTTAAATCAAATGAGGGAATTGATCTTAGACAAGATAAGCAGGCTTTACAACGACTTACTGAAGCAGCAGAAAAAGCAAAAATTGAGCTTTCAAATGCAACGCAAAGTGAAATAAATTTGCCATTTATCACAGCGACCCCTGAAGGTCCAAAACATTTGGATTTGAATCTAACTAGAGCAAAATTTGAGGAATTAGCAGCTTCTTTAATTGATAGGTGCAAAACCCCAGTTGAAAGAGCTATAAGTGATGCAAAAATCTCTACTAGTGAAATTGATGAAGTTGTTATGGTGGGAGGTTCATCCAGGATACCTGCAGTTTTAGATTTAGTTAATAAGATAATAGGTAAAGAACCCAATCAAACTGTTAATCCTGATGAAGTAGTTGCTGTTGGAGCAGCTATTCAAGGAGGAGTTTTAGCAGGCGAAGTTAAAGATATATTGTTGCTTGATGTCACTCCACTTTCTTTAGGTGTAGAAACTTTAGGAGGGGTTATGACAAAGATGATAAATAGAAATACTACAGTTCCTACGAAGAAATCTGAGACATATTCTACTGCTGTTGACGGACAAACTAATGTAGAGATACATGTATTACAGGGTGAAAGAGAAATGGCATCTGATAACAAAAGTTTAGGAACTTTTAGATTAGATGGTATTCCATCAGCACCAAGAGGTGTTCCACAAATTGAAGTGACATTTGATATCGATGCAAACGGTATACTTAGTGTTACAGCTAAAGATAAAGGGAGTGGTAAAGAGCAAAGTATCTCTATCACTGGTGCTTCAACTTTATCTGATAATGAGGTTGAAAAAATGGTTAAAGATGCAGAATCCAATGCATCCGTAGATAAAGAAAAAAGAGAAAAAATTGATTTAAAGAACCAAGCTGAGACACTTGTTTATCAGACAGAAAAGCAACTTGGCGAATTGGGAGATAAAATTGATGCTGCAGCAAAGTCGAAGGTTGAAGAAAAAAGCAATGCTTTAAAAGACGCAACTTCAAAAGAGGACTATGAATCAATGAAAAAACTCCTTGAAGAGCTTCAACAA